A window from Candidatus Nitrospira neomarina encodes these proteins:
- the trmFO gene encoding methylenetetrahydrofolate--tRNA-(uracil(54)-C(5))-methyltransferase (FADH(2)-oxidizing) TrmFO produces the protein MRTDLVIIGGGLAGSEAAWQAANSGARVTLYEMRPKEETAAHKTEHLAEIVCSNSLGSNDPLSAPGMLKEEMRQLHSLIIRIADEVRIPAGTALAVDRDQFACKVTRALAEHPNIKILREEIHEIPEDALCIIATGPLTSPKLSEAIIQFTQSKNLFFFDAISPIVDADSLNTDRTFMASRYEKGSADYVNCPMDEETYNAFYNALIEAERVQPKSFEKVPYFEGCLPIEVMADRGRQTLLFGPLKPVGLIDPKTGQRPYAVLQLRPENAHGSCYNLVGFQTKLTYPEQRRIFRMIPGLEQAEFLRCGSIHRNTYINAPILLQNTLQVKKQPRIFFAGQLVGVEGYVEAAASGGIAGINAARILSGRDPITPPPSTAHGALLHYITTCEPKYFQPINSNFGLYPPLDTPVRDKQKKRQLIQERATTHFKAWMTQSELS, from the coding sequence ATGAGAACAGACCTTGTTATTATCGGAGGCGGCCTGGCCGGATCGGAAGCGGCTTGGCAGGCGGCCAACTCTGGCGCCAGAGTAACCCTATATGAAATGCGGCCTAAGGAAGAAACAGCCGCACATAAGACCGAACACCTGGCCGAGATTGTCTGCTCAAACTCTTTGGGATCGAATGATCCTCTCAGCGCTCCTGGAATGTTGAAAGAGGAAATGCGGCAATTGCACTCCTTGATCATCCGAATTGCCGACGAGGTGCGGATCCCGGCAGGAACGGCATTAGCGGTGGATAGAGACCAATTTGCCTGCAAGGTGACCCGAGCATTGGCCGAACACCCGAATATCAAAATTCTTCGAGAAGAGATCCATGAAATTCCCGAGGATGCGCTGTGCATAATTGCCACCGGCCCCCTAACCTCACCCAAATTGTCTGAGGCAATCATCCAGTTCACCCAATCGAAAAACCTGTTTTTCTTCGACGCCATCTCACCGATCGTGGATGCGGATTCACTCAACACAGACCGGACGTTTATGGCATCACGGTATGAAAAAGGATCGGCGGATTACGTGAATTGTCCTATGGACGAAGAAACCTATAACGCCTTCTATAACGCATTGATCGAAGCTGAACGCGTCCAGCCAAAGTCTTTCGAGAAGGTGCCGTATTTTGAAGGATGTCTCCCGATTGAGGTCATGGCCGACCGTGGTCGCCAGACCTTATTGTTTGGCCCCCTCAAGCCTGTGGGATTAATTGATCCCAAAACCGGCCAACGGCCCTATGCTGTGTTACAATTACGTCCAGAAAACGCTCATGGCTCCTGTTATAATCTGGTAGGGTTTCAAACCAAACTCACCTATCCGGAACAACGCCGAATCTTCAGAATGATCCCTGGTTTAGAGCAGGCTGAATTTTTACGATGTGGAAGCATCCATCGAAATACCTATATCAATGCACCAATCCTTTTACAAAACACCTTGCAGGTGAAAAAACAGCCACGCATCTTTTTTGCCGGACAATTGGTTGGAGTAGAAGGTTATGTGGAGGCTGCCGCCAGTGGAGGGATAGCCGGAATTAATGCCGCTCGCATCCTATCAGGGCGTGATCCGATCACCCCACCGCCCTCTACGGCTCATGGAGCACTGCTTCATTACATTACGACTTGTGAGCCAAAGTACTTTCAACCGATTAACTCAAACTTTGGGCTATACCCGCCACTTGATACACCGGTGCGAGACAAACAGAAAAAACGACAACTCATCCAAGAACGGGCCACTACCCATTTCAAAGCATGGATGACGCAATCCGAGCTTTCGTAA
- the argB gene encoding acetylglutamate kinase: protein MNKLIKKADILIEALPYIRTLAGKTVVIKYGGSAMVHEELKEGFAEDVVLLKYVGLQPIIVHGGGPQINEILDKFGIEAKFLHGVRVTDHPTMEVVEMVLGGKINKEIVSLLNQHGAKAVGLTGKDGRLLTTKPFNPKSLIHTYSGSTDVLHPEDYGLVGQVSHVDTTLLHTLQEANFIPVIAPIGVDAKWETHNINADLVAGSVAAAVQAEKLLVLSDVKGIRDANNRHVSTLSRKDMERMVKKQVISAGMLPKVHACLTALQGGVRKAHIIDGRVPHAVLLEIFTDKGIGTEIVA from the coding sequence ATGAACAAACTGATTAAAAAAGCGGACATCCTGATTGAAGCGCTTCCCTATATTCGGACCCTCGCCGGAAAAACCGTGGTCATCAAATACGGGGGGAGCGCAATGGTGCATGAAGAACTCAAGGAAGGCTTCGCCGAAGATGTCGTCTTATTAAAATATGTCGGGTTGCAACCGATTATCGTTCATGGCGGTGGGCCACAAATTAATGAAATACTGGATAAATTCGGCATTGAGGCAAAATTCCTGCATGGAGTTCGGGTCACGGATCACCCAACCATGGAAGTGGTCGAAATGGTCCTCGGTGGAAAAATCAACAAGGAAATTGTGTCGTTGCTGAACCAGCATGGCGCCAAAGCCGTCGGACTCACCGGCAAGGATGGTCGCCTCCTGACCACGAAACCATTTAATCCAAAGAGCCTGATTCACACCTACAGCGGATCAACCGACGTGCTGCACCCTGAGGACTATGGCCTCGTCGGCCAGGTCAGCCATGTCGACACCACGTTGCTGCATACGCTTCAAGAGGCGAATTTCATTCCGGTCATTGCGCCAATTGGGGTCGACGCCAAATGGGAAACGCACAACATCAATGCCGATCTGGTAGCAGGCAGCGTAGCTGCAGCGGTTCAAGCCGAAAAATTACTGGTCTTAAGCGATGTCAAAGGGATTCGTGATGCCAATAATCGGCACGTCTCCACCCTCTCCAGAAAAGATATGGAACGCATGGTCAAAAAGCAGGTCATCAGTGCAGGCATGCTCCCCAAAGTTCATGCCTGTTTAACCGCCCTTCAGGGTGGTGTCCGTAAGGCGCACATTATTGATGGACGGGTGCCACATGCGGTGTTACTCGAGATTTTCACCGACAAAGGCATCGGGACAGAAATTGTGGCATAA
- a CDS encoding helix-turn-helix domain-containing protein, producing MRPKGSAAKLESRRRLAASLLARGRGIREVARTIGAAPSSVKRWKDALEQGGKNALKSKPHTGRPSRLSPKQRQHLLLMLQRGPQAAKMRGDHWTCRLIGRMIRQCFGVKYHPDHVSRILRGLGWKNKMKISPIKKNSRTTQPRLRRSGQSRRHR from the coding sequence ATGAGACCAAAGGGGAGTGCAGCAAAACTAGAATCGAGACGCCGATTGGCTGCCAGCCTGTTGGCTAGAGGTCGAGGCATTCGCGAGGTCGCACGAACTATCGGGGCAGCGCCCTCGTCCGTCAAACGATGGAAAGATGCACTCGAACAAGGTGGGAAAAATGCCTTAAAGTCTAAACCACATACCGGTCGTCCATCCCGCCTTTCGCCCAAACAACGCCAACATCTCCTCCTTATGCTCCAACGAGGACCCCAAGCCGCAAAGATGCGTGGTGATCATTGGACCTGTCGCCTGATTGGCCGAATGATTCGCCAATGCTTCGGGGTAAAGTATCACCCCGACCATGTGAGTCGGATTTTGCGAGGATTGGGTTGGAAAAATAAAATGAAAATCAGCCCGATTAAAAAAAACAGTAGGACGACCCAACCACGCCTTCGGCGCTCAGGCCAATCCCGACGCCATCGATAA
- the hslV gene encoding ATP-dependent protease subunit HslV yields the protein MKIRSTTILCVRKGPTVAMGCDGQVTVGSTIMKSNAKKLRKMHQDKVLTGFAGATADAFTLFEKFDAKLEEYRGNLTRAAVELAKDWRTDRVLRRLEALLAVADREHSFLITGTGDVVEPEDGILAIGSGGPYALSAARALLAHTELQPSQVVEQSMQIAAGIDIYTNHHIVIEELSS from the coding sequence ATGAAGATTCGATCCACGACGATTCTGTGCGTACGCAAGGGGCCTACAGTGGCCATGGGCTGTGACGGCCAAGTCACCGTCGGCAGCACCATTATGAAGAGTAACGCCAAAAAACTCCGGAAGATGCATCAAGACAAGGTGCTGACTGGCTTTGCCGGGGCCACCGCAGATGCGTTTACCTTATTTGAAAAATTTGACGCCAAGCTGGAAGAGTATCGAGGGAATTTGACCCGAGCTGCCGTTGAACTGGCGAAGGATTGGCGAACCGATCGGGTCCTTCGACGATTAGAAGCACTGTTAGCGGTTGCCGACCGTGAGCATTCATTTCTTATTACCGGCACCGGTGATGTGGTCGAACCGGAAGACGGGATTTTGGCCATTGGATCAGGGGGACCTTACGCGTTATCTGCTGCACGCGCCCTCCTGGCTCACACCGAACTGCAACCGTCACAGGTTGTCGAACAAAGCATGCAAATCGCCGCTGGAATCGACATTTATACCAACCATCACATTGTTATTGAGGAGTTATCGTCATAA
- the hslU gene encoding ATP-dependent protease ATPase subunit HslU codes for MEQETSPTPKNLDSLTPRQIVEELDRYVIGQRDAKRMVAIALRNRWRRQQLSPELRDEIVPKNIIMIGPTGVGKTEISRRVSKLANAPFIKVEASKFTEVGYVGRDVESLIRDLTDLSINMVKTAYLEKVQKKAEEMAEERVLDMLLPPSPSNPSLETSEESAAAPTQQKQDQQDSTRSKLRLQLREGKLDNRMVEIEIKERGGLPVGIISNIGGMEDLEHNLRDMLGGMMPGKKKNRRMKVSEALKFMAQEEAQKLIDMEEVTKEAITRTEQSGIVFLDEIDKIAGREKHTGPDISREGVQRDLLPIVEGSTVNTKHGPVKTDHILFIAAGAFHVAKPSDLIPELQGRFPIRVELEPLTKDDLIRILTEPKNALVKQYHALLSTEEIALEFTKDGIEEIAATAVQVNDRTENIGARRLFTIVERLLEDVSFEAQDLQEKEVVINAQYVRDHLQSIVKDEDLSRYIL; via the coding sequence ATGGAACAAGAGACTTCACCAACACCCAAAAACCTAGACTCCCTCACCCCACGTCAAATCGTAGAGGAGTTGGACCGCTACGTCATTGGACAACGAGATGCCAAACGTATGGTTGCCATTGCCCTACGAAACCGCTGGCGGCGCCAACAGCTCAGCCCGGAACTCCGGGATGAAATCGTCCCGAAAAATATCATTATGATTGGTCCGACGGGGGTCGGGAAAACAGAAATTTCCCGACGAGTCTCCAAATTAGCAAATGCGCCATTCATTAAAGTTGAGGCTTCCAAATTTACCGAGGTAGGGTACGTCGGCAGGGACGTCGAATCTCTGATTCGTGACCTCACCGATCTATCCATTAATATGGTCAAGACGGCTTATCTGGAAAAGGTTCAAAAAAAGGCTGAAGAGATGGCCGAAGAGCGGGTCTTAGATATGCTGCTTCCGCCATCGCCGTCGAACCCCTCATTGGAGACCAGTGAGGAGTCAGCAGCCGCTCCTACACAACAAAAACAGGATCAACAGGACTCCACCCGCTCAAAACTGCGCCTCCAACTGCGCGAGGGCAAACTGGATAATCGGATGGTGGAAATAGAAATTAAAGAACGAGGAGGGCTTCCGGTTGGAATCATTTCCAATATCGGAGGGATGGAAGATCTTGAGCACAACCTTCGGGATATGCTCGGCGGCATGATGCCGGGAAAAAAGAAAAATCGCCGAATGAAAGTCTCAGAAGCCCTGAAATTCATGGCCCAGGAAGAAGCGCAAAAACTTATTGACATGGAAGAAGTCACCAAGGAGGCCATTACCCGCACGGAACAATCAGGTATCGTCTTCCTGGACGAGATTGACAAAATTGCCGGACGGGAGAAACACACAGGCCCCGATATTTCACGGGAAGGGGTGCAACGGGACCTTCTCCCAATCGTGGAAGGGTCGACGGTCAACACCAAGCATGGGCCGGTCAAGACCGATCATATTTTATTTATTGCCGCGGGAGCATTTCACGTGGCCAAACCTTCGGACTTAATTCCGGAATTACAAGGCCGGTTCCCTATCCGTGTAGAACTGGAGCCCCTCACAAAGGATGACCTCATCCGCATTTTAACCGAACCCAAAAATGCCCTGGTCAAACAATATCACGCTTTACTGAGCACCGAAGAAATCGCGTTGGAATTTACCAAAGACGGGATCGAAGAAATTGCGGCAACCGCTGTGCAGGTGAATGATCGAACCGAAAACATCGGCGCACGACGGCTCTTCACCATCGTGGAACGGTTATTGGAAGATGTCTCCTTTGAAGCGCAAGATCTTCAGGAAAAAGAGGTCGTGATTAACGCGCAGTATGTGCGGGATCACCTTCAAAGTATTGTAAAAGACGAAGATCTCAGCCGGTACATTCTTTAA
- a CDS encoding pseudouridine synthase has product MKSKFQAGTSSQASHRHLMLHKPYGILSKFTDSEGRPTLADYVADARVYPAGRLDMDSEGLLLLTSDGDLAHRLTSPFQKVSKTYLVQVERIPDESALMGLREGVMVKGKRTRPAKVQLLHEEPDVYPRPVPIRFRKSVPTAWLRMEIQEGMNRQIRHMTAQVGHPTLRIIRVAIGPIRLGSLAPGQWRELRAGELRGLS; this is encoded by the coding sequence ATGAAGTCCAAATTTCAAGCTGGCACATCCTCGCAAGCATCTCATCGACATCTGATGCTGCATAAGCCTTACGGGATCCTGTCAAAATTTACCGATTCAGAAGGACGTCCGACGTTAGCCGACTATGTGGCTGATGCACGGGTGTATCCGGCCGGTCGATTGGATATGGATAGTGAGGGCCTTCTGCTGCTGACTTCTGATGGAGATCTGGCTCATCGTCTGACCTCGCCATTTCAAAAAGTTTCCAAAACCTATTTGGTGCAAGTGGAACGTATTCCGGATGAATCAGCCCTCATGGGGCTTCGGGAGGGCGTTATGGTCAAGGGCAAAAGGACCCGACCGGCTAAGGTGCAGCTTCTTCATGAAGAGCCAGACGTCTATCCTCGTCCGGTCCCTATTCGTTTTCGCAAATCCGTTCCTACGGCATGGTTGCGGATGGAAATTCAGGAAGGCATGAACCGGCAGATTCGACATATGACTGCTCAAGTGGGACATCCGACTCTAAGGATCATTCGTGTCGCCATCGGGCCGATTCGGTTGGGCTCTCTTGCGCCAGGACAATGGAGGGAGCTTCGAGCAGGAGAATTGCGCGGGTTGTCGTAG
- a CDS encoding isochorismatase family protein: protein MKLSKHSSPSDSSSTRISTVPQPDQHSALLLVDLQNDFFPGGALAVPEANSLIPLINAYIKHFSRQGWPILATRDWHPANHSSFTEQLGPWPVHGVQGSRGAQFHSDLVLPPGMLVISKGTDPKKDSRSGFDGTSLADRLEDLNVLTLYVLGLPTEHCVKHTVLDGCQRGLRVVLLTDATKGSDLQQDVSPPVLQEMTDAGAHLANSRDIGIPASFR from the coding sequence ATGAAACTCTCCAAGCATTCCTCCCCATCGGATTCTTCCTCTACCCGAATCTCAACCGTTCCTCAACCCGATCAGCATTCCGCGCTCCTCTTAGTCGACTTACAAAATGACTTCTTTCCGGGTGGGGCACTGGCCGTTCCCGAGGCAAACAGCCTCATTCCTCTCATCAACGCCTACATCAAACACTTCAGCCGTCAGGGTTGGCCCATACTGGCAACCAGAGATTGGCATCCGGCTAATCACAGCTCCTTCACCGAACAACTAGGTCCCTGGCCGGTTCATGGAGTTCAAGGATCACGCGGTGCTCAATTCCATTCCGACTTGGTCCTTCCTCCCGGGATGCTGGTCATTTCTAAAGGAACCGACCCGAAGAAAGATTCGAGATCGGGCTTTGATGGTACGAGTCTGGCCGACCGACTGGAAGATCTCAACGTCCTAACATTGTATGTCCTGGGACTACCGACCGAACATTGCGTCAAGCACACGGTTCTCGATGGCTGTCAACGCGGGCTTCGAGTCGTCTTGCTCACCGATGCCACAAAAGGGAGCGACCTCCAACAGGATGTCTCTCCGCCTGTCCTCCAAGAAATGACCGATGCAGGCGCCCATCTCGCGAATAGTCGCGACATCGGAATCCCCGCCTCTTTCCGCTGA
- a CDS encoding V-type H(+)-translocating pyrophosphatase — protein sequence MSVTIILALSVLGLAVAFYYSSSVLKIPIDMGVEDPETRKRLAKIHSAIATGAMAFLKQEYKIMAIFMVVFAAIIAVLIDDHHTDYVNEGLYTAIAFIFGAIISIASGFIGMKIATQGNVRTTVSANQSLSSAFNVALHSGSVMGFALVSLAVLGLLIIYLGLKSIMPAQLPTHILMEVIAGFGLGGSSIALFARVGGGIFTKAADVGADLVGKVEAGIPEDDPRNPAVIADNVGDNVGDVAGMGADLFGSCAESTCAAMVISAVAFSGMVDALLYPILISAIGIPVSLLTLMMIKVNSEDQVGPALKKMLIISSALMAVVMLFVTKAMLPDTFEIGGQAYTDLGVYFCFLSGLIAGLAVGLMTEYYTAHDYGPVRELAKSCETGAATNIIFGLALGYKSAVGPYLAIGLAIYIPWMLAGMYGVAIASLGMLGTLVIALTIDAYGPVSDNAGGIAEMAGMPEHVRKRTDVLDAAGNTTAAIGKGFAIGAAILTSLALFAAFLTRADLLLKEQHGPEYDLLGSINLLDPLVFTGLFIGAVLPAYFSAMTMKSVGSAAYKMIEEVRRQFRTIPGLMEGKAEADYEQCVAISTQAALKEMIAPGILIMGTPLITGFLFGIQAVAGVLAGSLVAGGVIAISSSNSGGAWDNAKKYIEAGNLGGKGTDTHKAAVVGDTVGDPLKDTSGPSLNILIKLSAILSLVFVPFFVQYGGLLIK from the coding sequence ATGTCGGTAACTATTATTCTGGCTTTGTCTGTTCTTGGATTAGCTGTTGCGTTTTACTACTCTTCATCGGTCCTGAAGATCCCCATTGATATGGGTGTCGAAGATCCGGAAACCCGGAAGCGTCTGGCGAAAATCCATTCGGCTATTGCCACCGGGGCCATGGCATTCCTGAAACAGGAATACAAAATCATGGCCATCTTCATGGTGGTTTTTGCCGCAATCATTGCGGTGTTAATTGACGATCATCACACCGACTACGTGAATGAAGGGCTGTACACGGCTATTGCCTTCATTTTTGGCGCCATCATTTCGATTGCCTCGGGTTTCATCGGGATGAAAATCGCCACGCAAGGAAATGTACGAACGACCGTCTCTGCCAACCAATCCCTCTCTTCCGCATTTAATGTTGCCCTGCATTCCGGCTCCGTGATGGGGTTTGCATTAGTCAGTTTGGCGGTCTTGGGACTGTTAATTATCTATCTTGGACTCAAAAGTATCATGCCGGCTCAACTCCCGACGCATATTTTGATGGAAGTCATTGCCGGCTTCGGTCTGGGGGGTTCGTCTATTGCGTTATTTGCTCGTGTGGGTGGCGGTATTTTCACAAAAGCCGCGGATGTTGGGGCTGATTTGGTGGGGAAAGTTGAAGCGGGCATTCCGGAAGACGACCCGCGTAACCCTGCGGTGATTGCCGATAACGTGGGCGATAACGTGGGCGATGTAGCCGGAATGGGGGCCGATCTCTTTGGTTCTTGTGCGGAAAGCACCTGTGCTGCGATGGTGATTAGCGCGGTCGCCTTTTCAGGAATGGTTGATGCGTTGTTATATCCAATCCTTATTTCTGCCATCGGCATCCCCGTGAGCCTTCTCACCCTAATGATGATCAAGGTCAATTCCGAAGACCAGGTTGGTCCGGCGTTGAAAAAGATGCTGATCATCTCCAGTGCGTTGATGGCCGTGGTGATGCTGTTTGTCACCAAGGCAATGCTTCCGGATACTTTTGAGATTGGCGGGCAGGCGTATACCGATCTGGGTGTATATTTTTGCTTCCTGTCAGGCTTAATTGCGGGGCTGGCCGTGGGATTAATGACTGAATACTATACCGCCCATGACTATGGGCCTGTGCGGGAATTGGCGAAGTCATGTGAAACAGGTGCAGCTACGAATATCATTTTTGGACTGGCGCTCGGCTATAAGAGTGCCGTGGGTCCTTATCTCGCCATTGGTCTTGCCATCTATATTCCGTGGATGTTAGCCGGTATGTACGGGGTGGCCATTGCTTCTTTAGGTATGTTGGGCACGCTTGTGATTGCACTCACCATCGATGCCTATGGGCCGGTTTCTGATAATGCCGGGGGTATCGCTGAAATGGCCGGTATGCCGGAACACGTCCGCAAGCGGACGGATGTGTTGGATGCGGCCGGAAATACGACGGCCGCCATCGGGAAGGGGTTTGCCATCGGTGCGGCTATCCTGACCTCATTGGCCCTGTTCGCAGCCTTTCTCACCCGGGCGGACTTGCTGCTCAAGGAACAACATGGCCCAGAATATGATCTATTAGGCAGTATTAACTTATTGGATCCCCTCGTGTTTACCGGGTTGTTTATCGGGGCTGTGTTGCCGGCCTATTTTTCCGCCATGACGATGAAATCGGTAGGGTCGGCGGCCTATAAGATGATCGAAGAAGTCCGACGGCAGTTCCGCACCATTCCCGGCCTCATGGAAGGAAAGGCCGAGGCGGATTATGAGCAATGTGTCGCCATTTCAACTCAAGCTGCCCTGAAAGAAATGATTGCACCAGGCATTCTGATCATGGGAACGCCGCTGATCACTGGATTCCTTTTTGGCATTCAAGCGGTGGCTGGTGTGCTTGCCGGGTCCCTTGTCGCCGGTGGGGTCATCGCCATCTCCTCATCGAATAGTGGTGGGGCTTGGGATAATGCAAAGAAATATATTGAGGCTGGAAATCTTGGGGGGAAGGGTACGGACACCCACAAGGCCGCAGTCGTTGGTGATACCGTGGGTGATCCCCTGAAAGACACCTCAGGGCCCTCGTTGAATATCCTGATCAAACTTTCAGCTATCCTGTCATTGGTGTTTGTGCCATTTTTCGTTCAGTACGGGGGGCTCTTGATAAAGTAA
- a CDS encoding sensor histidine kinase, with protein sequence MEPPKQPGDFSFQRKGKSEAVSSTDVDLLVQMISQDLPASLTTIQDACQTITMACSRLNALFEEEVLADYAREPLGPLPTEDIPQAVQHIQGEVDHVRGITWGLLQFIRLGQISLRWEGLDVNQLVMGIVTSMERKLKSREVLVRIEDLPDCMGDEVLVTQVFSILIDNAQKYLDPARPGEIIISGKTMHGWSVYSVGDNGIGIAEDHHAGIFEGLSHPAVEPEGRQGVGLAIVRRIIDRHQGNIEIDSIPGQGSTFRVYFPRAIIVEEGEGKKE encoded by the coding sequence ATGGAGCCACCCAAACAACCAGGAGATTTTTCTTTTCAGAGGAAAGGAAAATCTGAGGCGGTTTCCTCCACAGATGTGGATCTGTTGGTACAGATGATCTCCCAGGATCTTCCTGCTTCACTGACAACAATCCAGGACGCCTGTCAGACAATCACTATGGCATGCAGTCGGCTGAATGCATTGTTTGAGGAGGAGGTGCTAGCCGATTATGCGCGGGAGCCACTCGGTCCTCTCCCCACAGAAGATATTCCCCAGGCAGTACAGCATATTCAGGGGGAGGTGGATCATGTGCGTGGTATCACGTGGGGACTTCTTCAGTTTATCCGGCTTGGGCAGATTAGCCTTCGGTGGGAAGGCCTGGACGTGAATCAACTGGTGATGGGAATCGTGACTTCCATGGAGAGGAAACTCAAGAGCAGGGAAGTTCTTGTGCGGATTGAGGATCTTCCGGATTGTATGGGTGATGAGGTGTTAGTGACTCAAGTTTTTTCGATTTTGATTGATAATGCCCAGAAATATCTTGATCCTGCACGTCCGGGAGAAATTATAATCTCCGGTAAAACGATGCATGGTTGGTCGGTCTATTCTGTTGGGGATAACGGTATCGGGATTGCGGAAGACCATCATGCCGGAATTTTTGAAGGGCTCTCCCATCCTGCTGTGGAGCCGGAGGGTCGTCAAGGGGTGGGTTTGGCCATTGTGCGTCGCATCATAGATCGGCATCAAGGAAACATTGAAATCGATTCAATTCCTGGGCAAGGCTCCACCTTTCGGGTGTACTTTCCTCGGGCGATTATTGTCGAGGAGGGAGAAGGGAAAAAAGAATGA
- a CDS encoding tyrosine recombinase XerC, giving the protein MYLQLERGVSPETRRSYQSDLKQFMAHIRNSLSGNDLSEPGVIDSLHIRSYLKSLSDQGLKKASLARKLACLKSFFRFLVEDGRISRNPASTVRSPRQGTRLPTVLTKDEANTLLDSSASQQWIVLRNHAILETLYASGARVSELVGLNWADVDLETRSIRLRGKGKKERMVPIGTVAADAILEYQRHPPHKNKILQTGTTAPRVPYSGSQPLFLNARGGRLTARSVERMMKQETEHRFTKTVTPHTLRHSFATHLLDEGADLRAIQELLGHASLATTQKYTHVATDQLMAVYDRAHPRSGSSHSIPPEGDPLKR; this is encoded by the coding sequence ATGTACCTTCAATTGGAACGGGGAGTTTCGCCTGAAACACGCCGCAGTTACCAGTCCGACCTCAAACAATTCATGGCGCACATTCGAAACTCCCTTTCCGGGAACGATCTTTCAGAGCCTGGCGTTATCGACTCACTCCATATTCGATCCTATCTCAAGAGCCTCAGCGATCAAGGGTTAAAAAAAGCCTCACTGGCCAGAAAACTGGCATGTCTCAAAAGCTTTTTTCGTTTTTTAGTTGAAGACGGACGGATTTCGCGTAATCCGGCCTCCACGGTTCGTTCGCCTCGACAAGGGACGCGTCTTCCCACCGTCCTCACCAAAGACGAAGCCAACACCCTTTTAGACTCGTCAGCATCCCAGCAATGGATTGTGTTGAGAAACCACGCCATTCTAGAAACCTTGTATGCAAGCGGGGCTCGGGTATCAGAATTAGTCGGGTTAAATTGGGCGGATGTGGATCTAGAAACCCGATCGATCCGACTGCGGGGAAAAGGGAAAAAAGAGCGGATGGTGCCTATTGGCACAGTGGCTGCTGATGCCATCTTGGAATATCAACGTCATCCGCCCCACAAGAACAAGATTTTACAAACCGGAACAACGGCCCCACGGGTGCCCTACTCAGGATCGCAACCTCTTTTCCTCAATGCTCGAGGAGGACGGTTGACCGCTCGAAGCGTGGAACGCATGATGAAGCAAGAGACCGAACACCGCTTCACTAAGACGGTCACTCCCCATACTCTGCGCCATTCCTTTGCCACCCACCTCCTCGATGAAGGAGCGGACCTGCGGGCCATCCAGGAACTCTTGGGCCATGCCTCGCTCGCCACAACCCAAAAATACACCCATGTGGCCACTGATCAACTCATGGCCGTTTATGACCGGGCACACCCCCGATCCGGCTCTTCTCACTCCATACCCCCAGAAGGAGACCCTCTCAAACGATGA